In one Alphaproteobacteria bacterium genomic region, the following are encoded:
- a CDS encoding aminotransferase — MLIEEKSNPGLSNSAATIRDYDNKHYMHPWEAMWVEDGADRTISARAEGIYVYDQNGKRLIDGPGGMWCTQIGYANREMADAIAEQVMQLAYHSPWNTASEPSAILAKKLADLAPGDLNTVFFTTGGSTAVDTAIRFMHFYNNRLGRPNKKIVISREKAYHGSTYLAASVTGKERSKSWFDLDRENAILLPNVNPSIRPEGMSIEDWCDAKIADLENAIAEAGPENVGAFIAEPILASGGVIIPPPGYHQRCHEICRANDILYISDEVVTGFGRLGHWFASEDVFGIVPDIITCAKGLTSGYLPLGACLISDRVLEPITGKGQEDIMFSNGYTYSGHPVSCAAALKNIEIMERDGLLEHVREVSPYFLKRLHALRDSPVVGDTRGVGLVGCVEGRIAADGDRLALDHEFGNRVDRKCEELGLIVRPLINMCVFSPPLIITKDQIDDMFDILEEAIRAVESDAKGGFA; from the coding sequence ATGCTTATCGAGGAAAAGTCCAATCCGGGACTGAGCAATTCCGCGGCGACCATCCGCGACTACGACAACAAGCACTACATGCATCCCTGGGAGGCGATGTGGGTCGAAGACGGTGCCGATCGCACGATCTCGGCACGCGCCGAGGGCATCTATGTCTACGACCAGAACGGCAAGCGGCTGATCGACGGGCCCGGCGGCATGTGGTGCACCCAGATCGGCTACGCCAACCGCGAAATGGCGGACGCCATCGCCGAACAGGTCATGCAACTAGCCTATCATTCCCCGTGGAACACGGCGAGCGAACCGTCGGCGATCCTTGCCAAGAAACTGGCAGATCTGGCGCCGGGTGACCTGAACACCGTGTTCTTCACCACCGGCGGCTCCACTGCGGTCGATACCGCGATCCGCTTCATGCATTTCTACAACAACCGACTGGGTCGCCCGAACAAGAAGATCGTGATCTCGCGGGAGAAGGCGTATCACGGGTCGACCTATCTGGCCGCGTCGGTTACCGGCAAGGAACGCAGCAAGAGCTGGTTCGATCTGGACCGCGAAAACGCCATTCTGCTGCCGAACGTCAACCCGTCGATCCGCCCCGAGGGCATGAGCATCGAAGACTGGTGCGACGCCAAGATCGCCGATCTGGAAAATGCAATCGCGGAAGCGGGGCCTGAAAATGTCGGCGCCTTTATCGCGGAGCCGATCCTGGCTTCCGGCGGGGTCATCATTCCGCCCCCGGGCTACCATCAGCGTTGTCACGAAATCTGCCGCGCCAACGACATCCTCTACATCTCGGATGAGGTCGTGACCGGCTTCGGCCGACTGGGACACTGGTTCGCGTCGGAGGATGTCTTCGGCATCGTGCCGGACATCATCACCTGCGCCAAGGGGCTGACCTCCGGCTATCTTCCGCTCGGCGCCTGCCTGATTTCCGACCGCGTCCTGGAGCCGATCACCGGCAAGGGACAGGAGGACATCATGTTCTCAAACGGCTATACTTATTCCGGTCATCCGGTGTCCTGCGCCGCGGCCCTCAAGAACATCGAGATCATGGAACGTGACGGTTTGCTGGAACATGTCCGGGAAGTCTCACCGTATTTCCTGAAACGGCTTCACGCCCTGCGGGACTCGCCGGTCGTGGGAGACACGCGCGGTGTCGGTCTGGTCGGCTGTGTCGAGGGGCGGATCGCGGCGGATGGCGACCGCCTGGCGCTGGACCATGAATTCGGCAATCGCGTCGACCGGAAATGCGAAGAGCTGGGCCTGATCGTGCGGCCGCTTATCAACATGTGCGTTTTCTCACCGCCGCTGATCATCACCAAGGACCAGATCGACGACATGTTCGACATTCTGGAGGAGGCCATTCGCGCG
- a CDS encoding aminomethyltransferase family protein, with protein MTVIKPTRTEATAVPRGLIPSPFDARLRPFSLHEDWMPWAGYISPRRYDTVEAEYFAIRNQATLFDISPMHKYRVTGPDATRVINRLVTRNVEKMRDMRVGYSLWCDEDGHVIDDGTVFRFSPSDYRLCCQEPQFSWLHDIAWGFDVDITDESHSVAGLSLQGPTSYAVLERAGFEGVEVLKPFDMMHADGDTMISRTGFTGDLGYEIWVPADKAETLFDRLWPAGADYGLRPIGFDALNMARIEAGFIAPGVDFQSSHHALRPTRGRTPFELGFGRLVAFDKGHFNGRRALLEARKRGPRYALVGLDIEGHKPADGAFVYHRKKKEAGHVTSALWSPTCKRNLAVAELKVPYGTDILSDLWAEIYHHKEGKWERVMARATVAERPFFKHARRGATPPGRY; from the coding sequence ATGACCGTCATCAAACCGACCCGAACCGAGGCTACCGCCGTCCCGCGCGGTTTGATCCCCTCGCCCTTTGATGCGCGCCTGAGACCGTTCAGCCTGCATGAAGACTGGATGCCCTGGGCGGGCTACATCTCGCCGCGCCGTTACGACACGGTGGAGGCAGAGTATTTCGCGATCCGCAACCAGGCGACGCTGTTCGATATCTCGCCGATGCACAAGTATCGGGTAACTGGGCCGGACGCGACCCGTGTCATCAATCGACTTGTCACCCGGAATGTCGAGAAGATGCGCGACATGCGCGTCGGCTATTCGTTGTGGTGCGACGAGGACGGGCATGTGATCGACGACGGCACCGTTTTCCGCTTCTCCCCGTCGGATTATCGACTGTGCTGCCAGGAGCCGCAATTCAGTTGGCTGCACGATATCGCCTGGGGGTTCGACGTCGACATCACGGATGAAAGCCATTCCGTGGCCGGGTTGTCCCTGCAGGGACCAACCAGCTACGCCGTTCTCGAGCGCGCCGGCTTTGAAGGCGTCGAGGTCCTGAAGCCGTTCGACATGATGCATGCCGATGGCGATACGATGATCTCCCGCACGGGCTTTACCGGGGATCTGGGCTACGAGATCTGGGTTCCCGCCGACAAGGCGGAGACACTGTTCGACAGGCTCTGGCCGGCGGGCGCGGATTATGGCTTGCGCCCGATCGGTTTCGACGCCCTGAACATGGCACGGATCGAAGCCGGCTTCATCGCGCCGGGCGTCGATTTCCAGTCCAGTCACCATGCATTGCGCCCCACAAGGGGCCGCACGCCGTTCGAACTGGGATTCGGCCGACTGGTCGCCTTCGACAAGGGGCACTTCAACGGAAGGCGGGCCTTGTTGGAAGCTCGGAAGCGCGGCCCGCGCTACGCCCTCGTCGGTCTGGATATCGAAGGCCACAAGCCCGCCGACGGCGCATTCGTCTATCACCGCAAGAAGAAGGAAGCGGGTCATGTCACATCCGCACTATGGTCGCCTACCTGCAAGCGGAACCTGGCAGTAGCGGAACTGAAGGTTCCCTATGGAACCGACATCCTCTCGGACCTCTGGGCCGAGATCTATCACCACAAGGAAGGCAAATGGGAACGGGTGATGGCCCGCGCGACGGTCGCGGAACGCCCCTTCTTCAAACATGCGAGGCGGGGGGCGACCCCGCCGGGAAGGTACTGA
- a CDS encoding NAD(P)/FAD-dependent oxidoreductase: MQYDTIVIGAGHNGLAAAILLAKQGKSVLVLEKNAVPGGMAANGEIAAGVAGPQLAHLLGGLGKSEIDALDLKRHGLNFAARSIPTVVLDEGGRHILLDGDDASFADGVSHPDAEAFRALRKRMARFGDKLATLTHRPPPRLDGLDLGEAASLAKLAFGIRGMGKADAREFLRVLLSNAYDAILDEIDDGPLAGALGIDAVMGGHIGPRSPGTVLTMMYRLIGGGARHVPQGGVGGALRAFEKSAQAAGAEIRCGAGVRAISVEDDRVTGVVLEDGSEIAAGSVLSSLDPRSTMMLAGPAHFDAEMVRRIRKIRAKGCTAKVNLVLDAAPRFAGLTAGHMAGRLLVTPSLDRMELAFNRAKYGELPDDPVLEVTIPTLSDPSLARDGKHIVSVVVQYTPYELKEGWSDKTRAALADIVIDTLARYDSGLGGHVVGTQILTPMDIERMTGAPGGHWHHGEMIADQMLMLRPAPGIDRYALPVGGLFLCGASCHPGGDVTALPGCNAARIVLADEKRRVAA; the protein is encoded by the coding sequence ATGCAATACGACACCATTGTCATCGGTGCCGGCCATAACGGCCTTGCCGCCGCGATCCTTCTGGCGAAGCAGGGAAAGTCGGTTCTGGTTCTGGAAAAGAACGCTGTTCCCGGCGGGATGGCCGCCAATGGCGAGATCGCCGCGGGCGTGGCGGGGCCGCAACTGGCGCATCTCCTGGGCGGCCTCGGCAAATCCGAGATCGACGCCCTGGACCTGAAACGCCATGGCCTGAACTTCGCAGCCCGGTCCATCCCAACCGTCGTTCTGGACGAAGGCGGACGCCATATCCTGCTGGACGGGGACGACGCTAGCTTTGCCGACGGCGTTTCCCATCCGGATGCCGAAGCCTTCAGGGCGCTGCGCAAGCGCATGGCCCGGTTCGGAGACAAGCTCGCCACCCTGACACATCGGCCACCGCCTCGCCTGGACGGACTCGATCTGGGAGAAGCCGCCTCCCTGGCAAAACTGGCTTTCGGCATTCGCGGAATGGGTAAGGCCGACGCGCGTGAGTTCCTGCGCGTCCTTCTGTCCAACGCCTATGATGCGATTCTCGACGAAATCGATGACGGGCCACTGGCCGGCGCGCTGGGTATCGATGCCGTGATGGGCGGTCATATCGGACCGCGCTCTCCCGGCACCGTTCTGACAATGATGTACCGCCTGATCGGTGGTGGCGCGCGCCATGTGCCCCAGGGCGGCGTGGGCGGCGCCCTGCGCGCGTTCGAGAAATCGGCGCAGGCCGCGGGTGCGGAAATCCGCTGTGGCGCCGGTGTGCGGGCCATTTCGGTCGAAGACGATCGCGTCACCGGTGTGGTTCTGGAAGATGGCAGCGAAATCGCCGCAGGCAGCGTCCTGTCCAGCCTCGACCCGCGCAGCACGATGATGCTGGCCGGCCCGGCGCATTTCGATGCGGAGATGGTGCGCCGCATCCGGAAGATCCGGGCCAAGGGCTGCACCGCAAAGGTCAATCTCGTTCTTGACGCTGCCCCCAGATTCGCCGGGCTGACAGCCGGGCATATGGCCGGACGCCTGCTGGTGACGCCGTCGCTCGACCGAATGGAACTGGCCTTCAACCGCGCGAAATACGGCGAGTTGCCCGACGACCCGGTCCTGGAAGTAACCATTCCCACTCTGTCCGACCCGTCACTGGCGCGGGACGGAAAGCATATCGTTTCAGTCGTTGTGCAATACACCCCCTATGAATTGAAAGAGGGCTGGTCGGACAAGACCCGTGCCGCGTTGGCGGACATCGTCATAGACACCCTCGCGCGTTACGATTCCGGTTTGGGTGGCCATGTGGTCGGGACGCAGATCCTGACACCGATGGACATCGAGCGGATGACCGGCGCGCCGGGCGGTCATTGGCATCATGGCGAGATGATCGCAGACCAAATGCTGATGCTCCGACCTGCGCCCGGGATTGATCGCTACGCGCTGCCGGTCGGCGGCCTCTTTCTCTGCGGTGCGTCCTGCCATCCCGGCGGCGATGTCACCGCGCTGCCCGGCTGCAACGCGGCCAGAATTGTCCTGGCCGATGAGAAGCGGAGGGTTGCGGCATGA
- a CDS encoding NAD(P)/FAD-dependent oxidoreductase, protein MANRYDAIVVGAGHNGLTTACYLARSGLKVLVVERNDYVGGAAVSRELHPGWTYSNCSYVCSLLRPEVQRELDLPRHGLQVIPYESGATFMRNGDYFAYYSDHDALRREIARHSKKDVDAYDRYSRFVTRQCRFIKPLLMRTPPDPVRLKPRDIQEMLYLARRFHDLGPREMADTLRFWTMSVGEFLDDFFESDVIKAHIAGSGIIGTGLGVYSPGTAYVLLHHYMGEVDGSIGAWGFTRGGMGGVSAALANAFREAGGEIRTGSAIDRFLVNGGRVTGVVLENGDEITAPTVVSNMDVRRTFLKHVDGGDLPDDFKKAVRRFKIRGSSGKINVALDGAPDFIAAPKNAAFLKGDLHASDSLDELDRAYDDWKAGRWSQEPYFDMLIPTYIDPTMAPPCKHMMTLFVQYAPYELAGGESWDGPNREAFADTVIDKIERHAPGFRDLIVHKEVRTPWDIEREVGLTEGNIFQGELTFDQLLFNRPVPGYADYRSPIKGLYVCGSSSHPGGGVMAAPGANAAREILGDLGRQSGSKSVERAA, encoded by the coding sequence ATGGCTAATCGGTACGACGCAATCGTGGTCGGTGCGGGGCATAACGGTCTCACCACGGCCTGCTATCTGGCCAGGAGCGGACTGAAGGTCCTGGTCGTGGAGCGTAACGACTATGTCGGCGGCGCGGCGGTCAGCCGTGAACTGCATCCTGGCTGGACCTATTCCAATTGCTCCTATGTCTGCAGTCTGCTGCGGCCCGAAGTTCAGCGCGAACTGGATCTGCCACGCCACGGCCTGCAGGTGATCCCGTATGAGAGCGGCGCAACCTTCATGCGGAACGGCGACTATTTCGCCTATTATTCGGATCACGATGCGCTGCGCCGCGAAATTGCGCGCCATTCGAAGAAGGATGTCGACGCTTATGACCGGTACTCGCGCTTCGTGACGCGGCAATGCCGCTTCATCAAGCCGCTGCTGATGCGCACGCCGCCGGACCCGGTGAGGCTGAAACCGCGTGACATCCAGGAGATGCTGTACCTCGCCCGGCGCTTCCACGACCTCGGGCCGCGGGAGATGGCGGACACGCTGCGCTTCTGGACCATGTCGGTCGGCGAATTCCTGGACGATTTCTTCGAAAGCGACGTGATCAAGGCCCATATCGCGGGTTCCGGCATCATCGGAACCGGGTTGGGCGTCTATTCGCCGGGCACGGCCTACGTCCTGCTGCATCACTACATGGGTGAGGTCGACGGCAGTATCGGCGCCTGGGGCTTTACCCGCGGCGGCATGGGCGGGGTCAGCGCCGCACTGGCCAATGCCTTCCGCGAAGCAGGCGGCGAAATCCGCACCGGCAGCGCCATTGACCGCTTCCTGGTGAATGGCGGGCGCGTCACCGGCGTCGTGCTGGAAAACGGCGACGAGATCACCGCGCCGACCGTTGTGTCCAACATGGACGTCCGGCGCACATTCCTGAAGCATGTCGACGGCGGCGATCTGCCGGACGATTTCAAGAAGGCGGTGCGGCGATTCAAGATCCGCGGATCCTCCGGCAAGATCAATGTCGCCCTGGACGGCGCCCCCGACTTCATCGCCGCACCGAAGAACGCGGCCTTCCTGAAAGGCGATCTGCACGCATCGGACAGCCTGGACGAACTGGATCGCGCCTACGACGACTGGAAGGCCGGTCGATGGTCGCAGGAACCGTATTTCGACATGCTGATACCGACTTATATAGATCCGACAATGGCGCCGCCATGCAAGCATATGATGACACTGTTCGTCCAGTATGCGCCCTATGAACTGGCCGGCGGCGAAAGCTGGGACGGACCGAACCGGGAAGCCTTCGCCGATACGGTCATCGACAAGATCGAACGCCACGCGCCAGGCTTCCGCGATCTGATCGTGCACAAGGAAGTCCGCACCCCCTGGGACATCGAACGCGAGGTCGGCCTGACCGAGGGCAACATCTTCCAGGGAGAACTGACCTTCGACCAGTTGCTGTTCAACAGACCGGTGCCCGGCTATGCGGACTATCGCTCGCCGATCAAGGGGCTTTATGTCTGCGGGTCCTCCTCCCATCCGGGCGGCGGCGTCATGGCCGCACCGGGCGCCAACGCCGCCCGTGAAATCCTGGGCGATCTGGGCCGGCAATCCGGCAGCAAATCCGTGGAGAGGGCCGCCTGA
- a CDS encoding TetR family transcriptional regulator C-terminal domain-containing protein: MADANSPTRKPIGRPRGEQSENAARRRQQLVEAAIESIVELGMSATTLATVAKAAGLSQGVAVFYFKGKENLLVATLRHHYEEYTNLWKSAVAKASDDPIDRVMALILADLDPRICTARNLSLWNSFWGEAAARPRFAELCEAYDKERYDMLVSLCKEASGLAIEGWSPIDVADAFDSMTDGMWIRMHITPDFMDLNAGRKLLARQACTIYPSHAKRIVELADAALD; the protein is encoded by the coding sequence ATGGCGGACGCGAACAGCCCGACGCGCAAACCGATCGGTCGCCCGAGAGGCGAGCAGTCCGAAAATGCCGCGCGGCGCAGGCAGCAACTGGTCGAGGCCGCGATCGAGTCGATCGTCGAGTTGGGGATGTCCGCGACAACGCTGGCCACTGTTGCCAAGGCGGCCGGGCTGTCCCAGGGCGTCGCGGTGTTCTACTTCAAGGGCAAGGAAAACCTGCTGGTGGCGACGCTGCGCCATCACTACGAGGAATACACCAATCTCTGGAAGTCGGCGGTCGCCAAGGCTTCTGACGATCCGATTGATCGGGTGATGGCCCTGATCCTGGCTGATCTCGATCCGCGCATCTGCACCGCGCGTAACCTGTCGCTTTGGAACTCGTTCTGGGGAGAGGCCGCTGCCCGGCCGCGGTTTGCGGAACTGTGTGAGGCCTATGACAAGGAGCGCTATGACATGCTGGTCTCGCTCTGCAAGGAAGCGTCCGGGCTCGCCATCGAAGGTTGGTCGCCCATCGATGTGGCCGATGCCTTCGACAGCATGACGGACGGCATGTGGATCCGGATGCATATCACGCCGGATTTCATGGATCTGAATGCCGGGCGTAAGCTGCTGGCACGGCAGGCCTGCACCATCTATCCGTCCCATGCAAAGCGGATTGTCGAACTGGCCGACGCCGCGCTGGACTGA
- a CDS encoding 3-carboxy-cis,cis-muconate cycloisomerase: MSFTIRSEPLLSQLAGDPAAEALFTDLAERQAILRFESALAVAQSELGLIPDAAADRIRAVCTGFEADPKNLVHAMARDGLAVPGLIKQLRAEIGEPHAEYLHFGTTSQDAIDTALTLRLADFLKLIRGRLEEVQQALSELSAKFGDRTLMGRTRMQAALPIRGDDRIEIWAAPIAGRLDALDALTPGLLRLQLAGPVGTAEGFGDHAVELRAALAEALGLGDPGGSWQTDRTALADFANWLSGTCGVLGKIGQDIALMAQGGPEEIRLAGGGGSSAMPHKSNPIRAEVLVTLARYAATLLPGMHDALIHEQERSGSAWTLEWLILPDICVTTAAATRHARELLSSIEEFGRTDK; the protein is encoded by the coding sequence ATGAGTTTCACGATCAGATCCGAACCGCTCCTCTCTCAGCTCGCCGGTGACCCGGCGGCCGAGGCTCTCTTCACCGATCTGGCCGAGCGGCAGGCCATTCTGCGCTTCGAATCCGCGCTCGCGGTGGCGCAATCGGAACTGGGCCTCATCCCCGATGCTGCAGCGGATCGGATTCGCGCGGTTTGCACCGGGTTCGAGGCGGACCCGAAGAACCTTGTCCACGCAATGGCGCGCGACGGCCTTGCCGTCCCTGGACTGATCAAGCAACTGCGTGCCGAAATCGGGGAGCCGCACGCCGAGTATCTGCATTTCGGCACAACCAGCCAGGACGCCATTGATACGGCGCTGACACTGCGTCTCGCGGATTTCTTGAAGCTGATCCGGGGACGGCTGGAAGAGGTTCAACAGGCCCTGAGCGAACTGTCGGCGAAGTTCGGCGACCGCACGCTGATGGGACGCACCCGAATGCAGGCCGCACTCCCCATTCGCGGTGACGATCGCATCGAGATCTGGGCAGCCCCCATTGCCGGCCGTCTCGACGCCCTGGATGCATTGACTCCCGGCCTTCTGCGACTGCAGCTCGCCGGTCCGGTCGGCACGGCGGAAGGGTTTGGGGATCACGCGGTCGAGCTGCGCGCAGCCCTCGCCGAGGCGCTTGGATTGGGGGATCCGGGCGGGTCCTGGCAAACCGACCGCACGGCCCTGGCGGATTTCGCCAACTGGCTGTCCGGCACCTGCGGAGTCCTGGGGAAGATCGGACAGGACATCGCCCTCATGGCGCAGGGCGGTCCGGAGGAAATCCGGCTGGCCGGCGGTGGCGGCTCCTCGGCCATGCCGCATAAGTCAAACCCGATTCGGGCCGAAGTCCTTGTCACGCTGGCCCGATACGCCGCGACCCTGCTGCCGGGAATGCATGACGCCCTGATTCATGAGCAGGAACGTTCCGGCAGTGCCTGGACCCTGGAATGGCTGATCCTCCCGGACATATGTGTCACGACCGCTGCGGCCACGCGGCATGCCCGGGAATTGCTGTCTTCGATTGAAGAATTCGGGCGAACGGACAAGTAA
- a CDS encoding GntR family transcriptional regulator: MSGRTADTLRESLEQMILSGEFEDGERLDETRLSARLGVSRTPLREAFQMLSATGLVELIPRRGAFVRQPDVVQMFEMFEVMAELEAMCGRLAARLCTEDDLRRLHAAADDCDRALESGDADVYYRANEIFHNALYRASGNSFLAAEASRLHKRLQPFRRMQLRVRGRLKQSMDEHRDILTAIKAGDEAKAAQTVHSHIAIQGKKFTDLMASYSKGPAKLAS; this comes from the coding sequence ATGAGCGGAAGAACGGCGGATACACTTCGGGAATCCCTGGAGCAGATGATCCTCTCCGGAGAGTTCGAGGACGGAGAACGCCTCGACGAGACCCGACTGTCCGCGCGGCTTGGCGTGTCCCGCACCCCACTTCGCGAAGCATTTCAGATGCTGTCCGCAACCGGACTGGTAGAATTGATCCCGCGCCGCGGCGCCTTCGTGCGACAGCCCGACGTCGTCCAGATGTTCGAGATGTTCGAGGTCATGGCCGAGTTGGAGGCAATGTGCGGTCGCCTGGCAGCAAGACTGTGCACCGAAGACGACCTGAGACGCCTGCACGCGGCGGCCGACGATTGCGACCGTGCCCTGGAATCAGGGGATGCGGATGTCTACTATCGGGCCAATGAGATCTTTCACAACGCGCTCTACCGGGCGAGCGGCAACAGCTTCCTCGCCGCGGAAGCCTCCCGCCTGCACAAGCGGCTGCAGCCGTTCCGGCGCATGCAGTTGCGTGTTCGCGGCCGCCTGAAGCAGTCGATGGACGAACACCGCGACATCCTGACGGCGATCAAGGCCGGTGATGAGGCCAAAGCAGCCCAGACCGTGCATTCGCATATCGCCATCCAGGGCAAGAAGTTCACCGACCTGATGGCCAGCTACAGCAAGGGCCCCGCCAAGCTGGCGAGCTAG
- the dctP gene encoding TRAP transporter substrate-binding protein DctP: MKFKLSAAVAAVALAAGLAGPASAVELRLSHQWSTADVRHKVAQIVADEVAAAGVDLSIKIFPSKSLFKPREQYKPLSRGQLDMTVFPLSYAGGQRPEFNLTLMPGLVKNHDHAARLNESPFMEKIEGLMAEDDVMVLVHGYLAGGFVGVDKCITSPDDVAGLQTRAAGKAFEQMLAAAGASIASMASSEIYNAMQTGVLQAANTSSSSFVSYRIYEQVKCYTPAGDVALWFMYQPLLMNKSAYEALNDEQRAALDAAAAKAEAFYLEEAKKQDAASVKVFQDAGVEIANMTQDEFNAWREIAKKSSYKNFVENVPNGQELLDMALAVE, encoded by the coding sequence ATGAAATTCAAGCTGAGTGCCGCCGTCGCGGCTGTTGCCCTGGCCGCCGGCCTCGCCGGTCCGGCGTCCGCTGTCGAGCTGCGCCTGTCCCACCAATGGTCGACCGCCGATGTCCGTCACAAGGTGGCGCAGATTGTCGCCGATGAGGTGGCGGCCGCCGGTGTCGACCTGTCGATCAAGATCTTCCCGTCCAAATCGCTGTTCAAGCCGCGCGAGCAGTATAAGCCCCTGTCACGCGGCCAGTTGGACATGACGGTCTTCCCGCTGTCCTATGCCGGCGGTCAGCGTCCGGAATTCAACCTGACCCTGATGCCGGGTCTGGTGAAGAACCATGACCATGCGGCGCGCCTCAATGAATCGCCGTTCATGGAGAAGATCGAAGGCCTGATGGCTGAAGACGATGTCATGGTTCTGGTTCACGGCTATCTGGCGGGCGGATTCGTCGGCGTGGACAAATGCATTACCTCGCCGGATGACGTGGCCGGGCTCCAGACCCGTGCCGCGGGCAAGGCCTTCGAACAGATGCTGGCCGCGGCCGGTGCCTCGATCGCCTCGATGGCGTCTTCGGAAATCTACAATGCCATGCAGACCGGTGTGCTGCAGGCGGCGAATACCTCGTCCTCGTCCTTCGTGTCCTACCGAATCTACGAGCAGGTGAAGTGCTACACCCCGGCGGGCGATGTCGCGTTGTGGTTCATGTATCAGCCGCTTCTGATGAACAAGTCGGCTTATGAAGCGCTGAACGACGAACAGCGGGCGGCCCTGGATGCCGCGGCGGCAAAGGCCGAAGCCTTTTACCTGGAGGAAGCCAAGAAGCAGGATGCCGCATCGGTCAAGGTGTTCCAGGATGCCGGTGTGGAGATCGCGAACATGACCCAGGACGAATTCAATGCCTGGCGCGAGATCGCGAAGAAGTCCTCCTACAAGAACTTTGTCGAGAATGTCCCGAACGGACAGGAACTGCTCGACATGGCTCTGGCCGTGGAGTGA
- a CDS encoding TRAP transporter small permease subunit, translating into MFSFDDGGTAPTGGNVILRIIGAISTICGWFAALLIVLSVAVTCEMIFVRGVLNQSTIWQTEAVVYMMIAATLLGLPYVQRLRGHVNVDLLPMLLPPGPRKALIVLTLVAAVVVIALVLYYGIHQWYEAWSRNWRSDTVWGVRLWIPYLAIPVGFGLYLLQLVADLYAVIVGIDRNYGISEHN; encoded by the coding sequence ATGTTTTCTTTTGACGATGGCGGTACGGCACCGACCGGCGGGAACGTGATCCTGCGGATCATCGGTGCCATTTCAACGATCTGCGGCTGGTTTGCCGCCTTGCTGATCGTGTTGTCGGTGGCGGTCACCTGCGAGATGATCTTCGTGCGCGGTGTCCTGAACCAGTCGACGATCTGGCAGACCGAAGCCGTCGTCTACATGATGATCGCGGCGACCCTGCTGGGACTGCCCTATGTCCAGCGTCTGCGCGGTCATGTGAACGTCGATCTCCTGCCGATGCTGCTGCCACCTGGACCGCGCAAGGCCCTGATCGTCCTGACGCTTGTCGCCGCTGTCGTCGTTATTGCCCTGGTTCTGTATTACGGCATCCATCAATGGTACGAGGCCTGGTCCCGGAACTGGCGGTCCGACACCGTCTGGGGCGTGCGGCTGTGGATTCCCTATCTCGCCATTCCCGTCGGCTTCGGACTGTATCTGTTGCAGCTGGTGGCGGATCTCTATGCGGTGATCGTCGGGATTGACCGCAATTACGGTATCTCGGAGCACAACTGA